A section of the bacterium genome encodes:
- a CDS encoding GIY-YIG nuclease family protein: protein MKPTYRRMLQGLKEKGAGTAPSSEPWFVYLVECNDGSLYTGITNDILRRVRKHNDGKGASYTRTRRPVKLLYYERCANRSEALIRECAVKALPRDKKLDLTR, encoded by the coding sequence GTGAAACCAACCTATCGACGGATGCTCCAGGGACTCAAGGAAAAAGGGGCGGGAACGGCCCCCTCCTCCGAGCCCTGGTTCGTCTACCTTGTCGAATGCAACGACGGGTCCCTCTACACAGGCATCACCAACGACATTCTCCGCCGCGTGCGGAAGCATAACGACGGCAAGGGAGCCAGCTACACGCGGACGCGCCGTCCCGTCAAACTCCTCTACTATGAGCGATGCGCGAACCGTTCGGAGGCCTTGATCCGCGAATGCGCGGTCAAGGCCCTGCCGCGCGATAAGAAACTGGATCTGACCCGGTAA
- a CDS encoding cold shock domain-containing protein: MSKQKGTVKWFNDAKGYGFITPDGGGKDLFVHHTNIQGEGYKSLAEGQPVEFSVGQGPKGEFATEVAKA, from the coding sequence ATGTCCAAACAAAAAGGAACCGTTAAGTGGTTCAATGACGCCAAAGGCTACGGCTTCATCACGCCCGACGGCGGCGGCAAGGACCTCTTCGTTCACCACACGAACATCCAGGGCGAAGGCTACAAGTCGCTCGCGGAAGGCCAGCCGGTCGAGTTCAGCGTCGGACAAGGCCCCAAGGGCGAGTTCGCCACCGAGGTCGCGAAGGCTTAA
- a CDS encoding ABC-F family ATP-binding cassette domain-containing protein: MIKIQNLHKQYGAQVLFDDASLQMGPGERLGLVGRNGHGKSTLLRIILGEDEADEGSVVLPRGYRLGHLAQHIRFSRPTVLEEGCLGLPEGEEHDSYKVERILFGLGFTKEDMDRPPEEFSGGYQVRLNLAKVLVSHPNLLLLDEPTNYLDIVSIRWITKFLRAWEGEMILISHDREFMDSVTTHTAAIHRQKIKKVQGGTEKLYAQIAQEEEIHEKTRVNEEKRRQQIEAFVTRFKAKASKAAAAQSRVKMLEKMPSREVLARIADLDFEFRYAPFEAKTILEAQGLSFGFDEELFHDLNLTIGAKDRIAVIGKNGKGKSTLLNVLAGEFAPKSGSIRTHPNMKLGYFGQTNIDRLHPKLTVEEEIGNANLELSRTSVRGICGIMMFSGEAAEKRVSVLSGGEKSRVLLGKILASPANLLFLDEPTNHLDMQSIEALVDAIDLFEGAVVIVTHSEMILREVATKLVVFQHGDAEVFNGTYAEFLDKIGWEEESTDGRGTARRAPTAAPPIPQEPVNKKESRKKRADVIAEKSRILTPLKKEMETLEADICRLESEQAAVNQELAAASEGKNIDAFVRLSKKMKEIQDEIEEKFGRLETATKKHDEKSRKYEALLEEAP; this comes from the coding sequence GTGATCAAGATACAGAATCTCCATAAACAGTACGGCGCTCAAGTCCTTTTTGACGACGCCTCACTTCAGATGGGACCGGGAGAGCGCTTAGGGTTAGTGGGCCGGAACGGGCACGGCAAGTCCACGCTCTTGCGGATCATTTTGGGCGAGGATGAGGCGGACGAGGGCTCCGTCGTACTGCCCCGCGGCTACCGTCTCGGCCACCTGGCCCAGCACATCCGTTTCTCGAGGCCGACGGTCCTGGAGGAGGGCTGTCTCGGGCTCCCGGAGGGCGAGGAGCACGACTCTTATAAGGTGGAGCGCATCCTCTTCGGCCTGGGCTTCACCAAGGAGGACATGGACCGCCCTCCGGAGGAATTCTCAGGCGGCTATCAAGTGCGCCTCAACCTCGCCAAGGTCCTGGTCTCGCACCCGAATCTGCTCCTTTTGGACGAGCCCACCAACTACCTGGACATCGTCTCCATCCGCTGGATCACGAAGTTCCTCCGGGCCTGGGAGGGCGAGATGATCCTCATTTCCCACGACCGGGAGTTCATGGATTCCGTGACGACGCATACGGCGGCGATCCACCGGCAAAAGATCAAGAAGGTGCAGGGCGGGACCGAGAAGCTCTACGCCCAGATCGCCCAGGAGGAGGAGATCCACGAGAAGACGCGCGTCAACGAGGAGAAGAGGCGGCAGCAGATCGAGGCCTTCGTGACGCGCTTCAAGGCCAAGGCCTCCAAGGCCGCGGCGGCCCAGTCCCGGGTCAAGATGCTGGAGAAGATGCCCAGCCGAGAGGTGTTGGCGCGGATCGCGGATCTGGACTTCGAGTTCCGTTACGCCCCGTTCGAGGCGAAGACGATCTTGGAGGCCCAGGGGCTCTCGTTCGGATTCGACGAGGAATTGTTCCATGACTTGAATCTCACGATCGGCGCCAAGGACCGCATCGCCGTCATCGGCAAGAACGGCAAGGGCAAGTCGACGCTCTTGAACGTGCTCGCCGGGGAATTCGCTCCCAAGTCGGGCAGTATCCGCACCCATCCGAACATGAAGCTCGGCTACTTCGGCCAGACCAACATCGACCGGCTGCATCCGAAGCTGACGGTCGAGGAGGAGATCGGCAACGCGAACCTCGAGCTCAGCCGCACGAGCGTGCGCGGGATCTGCGGCATCATGATGTTTTCGGGGGAGGCGGCGGAGAAGCGCGTCTCGGTCCTCTCCGGCGGCGAAAAAAGCCGCGTCCTCTTGGGCAAGATCCTGGCCTCGCCCGCGAACCTCCTTTTCTTGGACGAGCCGACCAACCACCTGGACATGCAGTCGATCGAGGCCTTGGTGGACGCCATCGACCTCTTCGAGGGCGCGGTCGTCATCGTGACCCACAGCGAGATGATCCTCCGGGAAGTGGCGACCAAGCTGGTGGTCTTCCAGCACGGAGACGCCGAGGTCTTCAACGGGACCTACGCGGAGTTCTTGGACAAGATCGGTTGGGAAGAGGAATCGACGGATGGTAGGGGCACGGCGCGCCGTGCCCCTACGGCGGCGCCGCCGATTCCACAGGAACCCGTCAACAAGAAGGAATCCCGGAAGAAAAGAGCCGACGTCATCGCCGAGAAATCCAGAATCTTAACGCCGCTGAAGAAGGAAATGGAAACCCTCGAGGCGGACATCTGCCGCCTGGAGTCAGAGCAGGCCGCCGTGAATCAAGAGCTGGCGGCGGCTTCCGAGGGCAAGAACATCGACGCCTTCGTGAGGCTCTCGAAGAAGATGAAGGAGATCCAGGACGAGATCGAGGAGAAATTCGGGCGTTTGGAAACGGCGACCAAGAAGCACGACGAGAAGAGCCGCAAGTACGAGGCGCTCCTCGAGGAGGCGCCGTGA
- a CDS encoding PQQ-dependent sugar dehydrogenase, whose protein sequence is MKKIVPFLCLWVALCGFALNPFGCSSSKKDVVVFTPVGASFGTANLIDLEFLPGTDGEAVVIAKDGTVFYMTKDFAPLAQTVTVGVLDEDEQGLLNVVADPGYADNHFIYLYGTLPTGDGNHLGRYTVAVDISAGTFDLTDPQAVEIFSKTASPDFDGHHNGGGLVFGSDGALYLGVGDGGGAGGPDTILALAQDGTNPLGKIHRILPNRNPGEGGALVSEIHGRGFRNPFTLAVGPAGLFVGDVGSTRVEEVDLLPEPGLNFGWPITEGPSSLFTYVNPVHSYEHTDNKFAKEDPTESDFDVIEGDADETSNPQSVIVGAFYEGGQYDGKLDGRLIYSDFFQGWVRGFKLKEGDEGLTIDDDKHLGHLNGLTSLQKGPDGFLYAISLFGSDHVLRVDLAGH, encoded by the coding sequence ATGAAGAAAATCGTCCCGTTCCTCTGCCTCTGGGTCGCCCTCTGCGGGTTTGCCCTCAATCCCTTCGGCTGTTCTTCGTCCAAGAAGGACGTCGTCGTCTTCACGCCCGTGGGGGCGTCGTTCGGAACCGCGAACCTGATCGATCTGGAGTTTTTGCCGGGTACGGACGGAGAGGCGGTCGTCATCGCCAAGGACGGGACGGTTTTTTACATGACGAAGGACTTCGCGCCGCTGGCTCAAACGGTGACCGTGGGAGTTCTCGACGAAGACGAACAGGGCCTTTTGAACGTCGTCGCCGACCCGGGCTACGCGGATAATCATTTTATCTATTTGTACGGCACGTTGCCGACGGGCGACGGCAACCACCTGGGCCGCTACACGGTGGCGGTGGACATCTCCGCCGGCACCTTCGATCTGACCGATCCCCAGGCGGTCGAAATCTTCTCGAAAACGGCTTCCCCGGACTTCGACGGCCACCACAACGGCGGCGGCCTGGTCTTTGGCTCCGACGGCGCGCTTTATTTGGGCGTCGGGGACGGCGGCGGCGCGGGCGGGCCCGATACCATTCTCGCCCTCGCCCAGGACGGCACGAATCCCCTGGGCAAGATCCATCGCATCCTTCCCAACCGGAATCCGGGCGAGGGCGGGGCCCTCGTCTCGGAGATCCACGGGCGGGGGTTCCGAAATCCCTTCACGCTGGCGGTGGGGCCGGCCGGTCTTTTCGTCGGCGACGTCGGCTCGACGCGGGTGGAGGAGGTCGATCTCCTGCCCGAACCGGGACTCAACTTCGGCTGGCCCATCACCGAGGGGCCGTCGAGCCTCTTCACTTACGTGAATCCCGTCCACTCCTACGAGCACACGGACAACAAATTCGCGAAGGAAGACCCGACGGAGAGCGACTTTGACGTCATCGAAGGAGACGCCGATGAGACTTCGAATCCCCAGTCCGTCATTGTCGGGGCCTTCTACGAAGGCGGCCAGTATGACGGAAAGCTCGACGGCCGCCTGATCTACAGCGACTTCTTCCAGGGCTGGGTGCGCGGCTTCAAGCTCAAGGAGGGCGACGAGGGTCTCACGATCGATGACGACAAGCACCTGGGCCATTTGAACGGGCTGACGTCCCTCCAAAAGGGGCCGGACGGGTTCTTATACGCAATTTCGCTCTTCGGGTCGGATCATGTCTTGCGGGTGGATTTGGCGGGGCATTAG
- a CDS encoding cytochrome c peroxidase, translating to MKNILTGLALIAAVAACAPKTEAPPATQPAATGPAAAAPAPSPETAPTIPTSNPSKEAPWLQVPLGLDNENLNIPADNPLTPEKAELGRLLYFDARFSADGKVSCATCHNPRQGWTDNEPVSAGIHGKKGTVSAPTVVNATYMALQFWDGRAATLEEQALGPVVNPVEMGLPSHEVMVSTCKSIPGYAPYFKKAFGDEAITKERIAQAIASFERTVLSGNSRYDRWTFGDKTAMTEQDIRGRDLFFGKALCTRCHAGPNFSDSMFHNLGVGQNKPKPDQGRFAVTKAKEDMGAFKTPTVRDVTKTAPYMHDGSEKTLEDVVEFYNRGGTKNPNLDVRMEALNLTAQEKTDLVAFLKALDGNPYPVVAPPEMPK from the coding sequence GTGAAAAACATCCTCACCGGACTCGCACTGATCGCAGCCGTGGCCGCCTGCGCGCCAAAAACCGAAGCGCCCCCGGCGACCCAGCCTGCCGCCACCGGGCCCGCGGCGGCAGCCCCCGCTCCTTCGCCCGAAACGGCGCCAACCATCCCGACCTCGAATCCTTCCAAAGAGGCCCCCTGGCTCCAAGTCCCCCTGGGCCTGGACAACGAAAACCTGAACATCCCCGCCGACAATCCTTTGACGCCCGAGAAGGCGGAGTTGGGAAGGCTGCTTTATTTCGACGCGCGTTTCTCGGCCGACGGAAAGGTCTCCTGCGCGACCTGCCACAACCCCCGCCAGGGATGGACGGACAACGAACCCGTCTCCGCGGGCATTCACGGCAAGAAGGGCACGGTGAGCGCGCCGACGGTGGTGAACGCCACCTACATGGCCCTGCAATTCTGGGACGGCCGGGCGGCCACGCTGGAGGAGCAGGCGCTGGGACCCGTCGTCAATCCGGTGGAGATGGGGCTCCCCTCGCACGAGGTCATGGTCTCCACCTGCAAGTCGATCCCGGGCTACGCGCCGTACTTCAAGAAGGCGTTCGGCGATGAGGCCATCACCAAGGAACGCATCGCCCAGGCGATCGCATCGTTCGAAAGGACGGTCTTGAGCGGCAATTCCCGCTACGACCGGTGGACCTTCGGCGACAAGACGGCGATGACGGAACAGGATATCCGCGGCCGCGACCTCTTCTTCGGAAAGGCCCTCTGCACGCGCTGCCACGCGGGCCCGAATTTTTCGGACAGCATGTTCCACAACCTGGGGGTCGGACAGAACAAGCCCAAACCCGATCAGGGACGCTTTGCGGTCACCAAGGCGAAGGAAGACATGGGCGCGTTCAAGACGCCGACGGTGCGAGACGTCACGAAGACGGCCCCGTACATGCATGACGGCTCGGAAAAAACTCTGGAGGACGTGGTCGAGTTCTACAACCGGGGGGGCACCAAGAATCCCAATTTGGATGTGCGGATGGAGGCGTTGAATCTGACCGCTCAGGAAAAAACCGATTTGGTGGCGTTCCTGAAAGCCCTGGACGGCAACCCCTACCCCGTGGTCGCTCCTCCCGAAATGCCGAAATGA